Within Candidatus Manganitrophaceae bacterium, the genomic segment TCGATTAAAACCCTTCACATTCTTTACCCAATTTTTAAAGAAGAGGTCTATCGCCGACGGGCTGCAATGGCCAGGATTTCCCGGCGCGGAAGCCTTTTATTTGTAAGCCTTTCGATTCTGATTCTTTTTAATCCTGAGAGACTCTTATTCTCACCCTCTTTGAAGTCCCTTGTAATCATCGGAATCGGTCTCGCTACGGCCCTTCTGGTCACCCAGATTATTCAGGAAAAGCGCCGTCATGAAAAAGCAAAACGACAGCTCATCACCCTGGAAAAGGGCCTCGGGCTTTTTGAATCAGGGCGCTATCTTCCGGAAGAAACACTCTATCCCGTCGAATGGCAGGAAAGCCCCGGTCGTGATGCGGGGATGATTCTCTCGCTCGTCGGGGTGATCGGGACCGGGATAGTCCTGAGCTTGATCGTTTTGATTCTGTAAACCCCTGTTTCAATACATAGAGTTGTTTAGACGGTTCTTCCTGTAATAGGATAGAGAGAGGAAACAAGCGTGATCACTCAGGAATCTCGCACTTGAAAACACTCAAGCAGCTTGAATTTAACAATACATTCCATCGTTTGGGGAAGCCCTTTTATTCCGAAGTCCAACCGCAGGGGATTTCCAGACCTTTCCTGGTTTCTGCGAGTGAAGGTGTGGCGCGGTTGATCGGCCTGGACCCGGATGAGATTTGCACGCCATATTTTATCGATTTGTTCTCCGGCCAAGCCCTTCTTCCGGGATTTCAAGCCCTAGCGATGGTCTATTCCGGTCATCAGTTCGGTTTCTACAGTCCGCAACTGGGAGATGGGCGGGCGCTTCTTTTGGGTGAAGTGGATGGCGAAACCGGAAAATGGGACCTTTCACTTAAGGGGGCAGGAATGACACCGTATTCCCGCAGCGGGGACGGTCGGAGTGTTCTGAGATCGAGTATCCGGGAATTTCTTTGCAGTGAAGCGATGGCGGGTCTCGGCATTCCGACAACCCGGGCCTTGTGTGTGATTGGAGGCGAGGACCCGGTCTACCGGGAGACCCTCGAAAAGAGCGCCACGCTTGTTCGTGTGACGGAAAGCCATGTCCGGTTCGGGACCTTTGAATATTTTCACTACTCGGAAAAACCTGAAGTCTTGAAGCGCCTTGCGGACTATGTGATCTCTCATCATTTTCCAGAGGCCCTGGCGTCTGATGAAAAATACCCGCATTTTTTTGGAGAGGTCATCCGACGAACCGCAGTGATGATTGCGCATTGGCAGGCCGTCGGGTTTGCCCACGGGGTGATGAATACAGACAATATGTCGATTCTGGGTCAGACCTTTGATTATGGTCCCTTTGGTTTTATGGAGGATTATGATCCTGGATATATCTGCAATCATTCGGATGTAAAGGGCCGCTACGCCTTTCAACAGCAGCCGGCCATTGGGTTAACCAATCTAAACGCCTTGGGGTATGCCTTGTCGTCGTTGATGCCGAATGAAGATTTAATCCGGCAACTTCAGAAGTATGAGCCGACTCTAGATGATTGCTACGCGGGTTTGATGCGTAAAAAAATGGGCTTGTTGGGAGAACAGAAAGAAGATCCTCTGTTATGGACCGACCTGCTTCAGCTCATGGAAAATGGCGGGATTGATTACACGATCTTATTCAGAACGCTGTCTGAATATTCAATTGGCGGCACAAATACTGAACTTTGCAAATTGTTTAAGGATCAAGAGGCACTCGGTGACTGGCTGGATCGATATGATGACCGCCTGAAGCAGCAGGAGGACACAGAGCCCTCTCGGAAGGAAAGGATGAAGGCGGTCAATCCAAAATATATCTTAAGGAACTACCTCGCGCAGCGCGCCATCGAGAAAGCCGAAAAAGAGCAGGATTATTCCGAGGTGAACCGCCTGCTCAGCCTACTCTATCATCCTTTTGATGAACAAGAAGGGATGGAAGCTTATGCAGAGGCACCCCCAGATTGGGGGAAATCACTTGTGATCAGTTGCTCTTCTTAATGAGAATGTTGTATGTATATTAAGGAAACAGTCGGTCAATTTCTAGGATAGACGATGAGTAATGTCACATGCATGTCTCAAGGGTTTTCCCTGACAGCCATTGAGACCGAAGCGCCGGGCTCTGTGCCCCGTTCGAGCCTTAGGGCACTGGCCCTTCTGATTTTGTTACTACTTTTCCCTGGAATGGCCTTTGCCCTGCCTCAGTTCCCTCTGCGTTTTGGTTCAGGAATATACGAGGGCCATCATCAGCATGAGGGTGGTGTGCAGACCATGGATTGCCGTGCCTGCCATGTCAACCCCACGGGCGGGGGGATGCGGAATCAGCATGGCCGATCTTTTTCTATTGAAAAACTCCCCTGGACGGGTTTGAATAAGGAGGCACAAGAGACGGTCGAGATGCTCGAAAAGTTCCCTTATCTCTCCATCGGAAGCGACTTTAGATTTGCCTATCTTCAGGCCGAAAGCGAGTCGAATTCCCCCTTTAAAGACAGTTTTTTTACCATGCAGTCTGATCTCTATCTGGCCTTTACCCCCACCGACCACCTAACGATTTACTACCAGGACGGGCTTCAGCAAAACAGAGAGGCCTTTGCCTTGATTCATTCTCTTCCGGCCAACGGGCATTTCAAATTTGGAAAATTCCTGCCGCCCTATGGCTTAAAGCTCGCAGAGCATACCTCTTTTATCCGGGAAAAACTGGGGTTCGCGAATGTCTTTGGAAAGGCGTCGGAGAGCGGCCTCGAAGTTGGATTTGGAGAAGAGGTCTGGTTCGGAAACGCCGCCCTCTTCAACGGCTCCGGTGCGGCACCCGATGAAAACCATGAGAAGGGGGTTTCAGCAACCGGCGGTATCAAAACCCCCCGGTTCTGGCTCGCGGGATCTTTTTATCGGAACCAGACCGGGAAAGATGCGTCCAACAAAGTCACTCGTCAATACTTCGGGGTTTATACTGCTTTTTACCTTCAGAACGTATCTTTCCTTGGAGAATGGGATCACATCTCGGTGGAAAATACGACCCTCAAGACCGATGGGCAGGTGGCCTATGCCGAATTGAACATGCTCCTGAAGCCCGGGGTGGTTGCAAAAATTGTCTATGATTATTATGATCCAGACCAAAATAACTCGGGGGACCGCCGGGAACGGATGACCGTGGGGGTCGATCTTTATCCCTACCCCTTCATCGAGGTCTTGATTCAGTATCGAATGAACAAAGAAGAGATCGAGAGTAAAAACGATCAGTTTTTGGTGATGGCCCACCTTTTCTTTTAAATCATACAGGGGAGAAAGACAATGAGAGCATGGCAATCAATTGGTTTTAGACTTTTTTTTATCACGGGACTGTTGGTAATGGCTGGATGCGGAAGTCTCAGCGACGACTCCACTACATCTCTTTTTCCTGGACTACTGACCGGTGGTCAGGAGGTCCCGCCAGTGACCATCAGCGCAACAGGGACCGGCTCCTTCGTCCTGAACGCAACCAAAACCGCACTGACCTATGATATTACGGTCGACGGGTTGAGCGGTGCTGGAATGACCGGGGCTCATTTTCACAATGCGGCTGCCGGATTAAATAGCGCGGTAGAGAGGAATATAATCGGAGATTTTGCAGTGGGTACCGGTACTGCAACTGGGGTCTGGAGTAACACTGATGTGCCATCACTCAGTGATTTCTTGACCGAATTCGAGGCAGGAAGAATGTACGTTAATGTCCATACGGTGGCTAATCCAGGGGGAGAAATCCGCACACAGGTGATCTTGACGCCAGCCGGGAGCAGCGGCTTCACGGCCAAAATCGA encodes:
- a CDS encoding YdiU family protein, with product MKTLKQLEFNNTFHRLGKPFYSEVQPQGISRPFLVSASEGVARLIGLDPDEICTPYFIDLFSGQALLPGFQALAMVYSGHQFGFYSPQLGDGRALLLGEVDGETGKWDLSLKGAGMTPYSRSGDGRSVLRSSIREFLCSEAMAGLGIPTTRALCVIGGEDPVYRETLEKSATLVRVTESHVRFGTFEYFHYSEKPEVLKRLADYVISHHFPEALASDEKYPHFFGEVIRRTAVMIAHWQAVGFAHGVMNTDNMSILGQTFDYGPFGFMEDYDPGYICNHSDVKGRYAFQQQPAIGLTNLNALGYALSSLMPNEDLIRQLQKYEPTLDDCYAGLMRKKMGLLGEQKEDPLLWTDLLQLMENGGIDYTILFRTLSEYSIGGTNTELCKLFKDQEALGDWLDRYDDRLKQQEDTEPSRKERMKAVNPKYILRNYLAQRAIEKAEKEQDYSEVNRLLSLLYHPFDEQEGMEAYAEAPPDWGKSLVISCSS
- a CDS encoding CHRD domain-containing protein, which gives rise to MRAWQSIGFRLFFITGLLVMAGCGSLSDDSTTSLFPGLLTGGQEVPPVTISATGTGSFVLNATKTALTYDITVDGLSGAGMTGAHFHNAAAGLNSAVERNIIGDFAVGTGTATGVWSNTDVPSLSDFLTEFEAGRMYVNVHTVANPGGEIRTQVILTPAGSSGFTAKIDSLQEVTPPTITTIPTGTGTFTLNLAKTELTFVVTVTNLSGVITNAHFHNAAAGVDGGFVRTIFGDFIGNTATGVWRSTDSQSLTPFVTALEAGNIYVNIHTLDNGPGEIRGQVIPNL